CGGTTTGATTATTAGCCTAATTGTGAGTGGATCGCTTTATCGTTGGCGTTTAACTGTGATTATAAAGAGATTTGAATCTTTAGAAAGAACTAAACCCTAAAAAGTTTGTGAAAAAATATTCTTAATAAGAAAAACCCTTATTTTCATTGGGTTTTCTTTTTTATTTTGTGAAATTTTATTTAGAAAAACTTTGACAGTATTTGTCAAAAGCGGTAAAATAGTAAGGGAAGAAGAAACTTAGAAAGGCAAGATTATGTCAACTTTAGATAAAAATCTTTTACTTGAGATGTTCCGTAAGATGGAAGAAATTCGTCGTATGGATTTAAAAATTGCTCAATTAGTAAAAAAAGGTAAAGTGCCAGGAATGACGCACTTTTCTGTTGGAGAAGAGGCGGCTAACGTGGGTGCTATGTTGGCTCTCAATCCAGATGATCTAATTACCTCAAACCACCGTGGTCACGGACAAGCTATTGCCAAAGGAATTGACCTCAACGGAATGATGGCTGAAATCCTTGGCAAATACACTGGAACCTGTAAAGGTAAAGGTGGTTCTATGCATATTGCTGACCTTGATGCTGGTAACCTTGGTGCCAATGGTATCGTAGGTGGTGGTATGGGAATCGCTGTTGGGGCAGCCCTCAGTCAGCAAATGCAACATACCGGTAAAATCGTTGTCTGCTTCTTTGGTGATGGAGCGACTAACGAAGGTGTTTTCCACGAAGCAGTAAATATGGCTTCTATCTGGAATCTGCCAGTTATTTTCTATTGCATTAACAACGGTTATGGAATCTCTGCGGATATTAAGAAAATGACCAATGTCAAGCATATCCATGAGCGTAGCGCAGCATATGGTATTCCTGGAATGTTTATCGAAGATGGTAACAATGTTATTGATGTCTACGAAGGATTTAAGAAAGCAGTTGACCATGTTCGTTCTGGTAAAGGTCCTGTATTGATTGAAAGTGTAACCTATCGTTGGCTTGGTCACTCATCATCAGACCCAGGTAAATATCGTACGCGTGAAGAAGTGGAATTGTGGAAACAAAAAGATCCAATCGAAAACCTCCGAAAGTACCTTGTTGAAAACAAGATTGCTAGTGCAGAAGAACTTGAAGAAATTCAAGCGCAAGTTAAGGAAGCAGTGGAAGCTTCTGTTAAATTTGCGGAAGAAAGTCCATTCCCACCGCTTGAATCAGCATTTGAAGATATTTACGCAGACTAAGGAGAAAGAGATAAAATGGAAACAAAAACAATGTCCTTCCGTGACACCATTATCCTTGCTATGTCTGAGGAAATGCGTCGCGATGAAAATGTACTCTTGATGGGTGAAGATGTAGGTGTCTTTGGTGGAGACTTTGGTACATCTGTAGGTATGCTTGAAGAATTTGGACCAGAACGTGTTCGGGACTGTCCGATTTCCGAAGCAGCGATTTCTGGTGCAGCTGCTGGTGCTGCTATGACTGGACTTCGCCCAATCGTTGATATGACCTTCATGGACTTTTCTGTTATTGCCATGGATAATATCGTCAACCAAGCAGCTAAAACTCGTTATATGTTTGGTGGTAAAGGTCAAGTGCCGATTACAATCCGCTGTGCCGCTGGTAACGGAGTAGGGTCTGCCGCACAACATTCACAATCATTGGAATCTTGGTTCACTCATATCCCTGGATTGAAAGTTGTTGCTCCAGGTACTCCGGCTGATATGAAGGGACTTCTTAAGTCTTCTATCCGAGACAACAACCCTGTTATCATTCTTGAATACAAATCAGAATTTAACCAAAAAGGGGAAGTGCCTGTTGATCCAGACTATACAATTCCACTTGGAGTCGGCGAAATCAAACGCGAAGGAACGGATGTAACTGTAGTAACATATGGTAAAATGCTTCGTCGTGTCATGCAAGCTGCTGAAGAATTGGCCGAAGAAGGTATTTCAGTTGAAATTGTTGACCCACGTACCCTTGTTCCGCTTGATAAGGATATCATTATTAACTCAGTTAAGAAGACTGGTAAGGTTGTTCTGGTAAACGATGCCCACAAAACAAGCGGCTATATCGGTGAAATTTCAGCTATTATTTCAGAATCAGAAGCATTTGACTATCTAGATGCACCAATCCGCCGTTGTGCAGGGGAAGATGTGCCAATGCCTTATGCACAAAACCTAGAAAATGCAATGATTCCAACAGTTGAAAGCATCAAAGATGCAATCCGTAAAACATATAACAAAGAATAAGTTTACATAAGATAATTTATGTAAAATAAATAAAGCTGACGAGAAACTTTGTATCTTTTAGGTGCAGAGTTCTTCGTCCCTAATATCTTAGATTAGAGCACGGGCTAAAGTCTGTGTGAAAAAGATAAACTTTCCTAGAAACTAAGGTTTCTTCTTCGAGTTTCCTATTTTCACTGTGACTTTTTACGCCCTTAGTATCTTATAATTGAATTCGGACGGAGGTCTGCGAAAAAAAGATAGATTTCCTTGTGTTCATGGAACACATCGTCAATCTCCTATTTTTTCATTGCCCTCTTCGTCCTTAATATCTTAGATTAGAGCACGGGCTAAAAGCTTGGAAAAAAGATAAATCTCCTTGGCTTCATCGAAGCCATCGTCGATTTCCTATTTTTCGGTCGCTTTTAAACGCCCTTTGCATCATGTAATTGAATTCGGACGGAGGTCTGTGAAAAAAAGATAGATTTCCTTGTGTTCATGGAACACATCGTCAATCTCCTATTTTTTCATTGCCCTCTTCGTCCTTAATATCTTAGTATAGAATAGGAGAGGTCATGGCTGATGATAAGCTAAGAGCGACTCCTGCAGCTAGAAAATTAGCAGATGATTTAGGGATAAATCTCTACGATATTTCTGGCTCAGGCGCAAACGGTCGTGTCCACAAAGAAGACGTGGAAACATTTAAAGACACTAATGTGGTTCGCATTTCGCCACTTGCAAAACGAATTGCCCTTGAACATAACATTGCATGGCAGGAAATCCAAGGAACTGGTCATCGTGGCAAGATTATGAAGAAGGATGTTTTAGCTTTCCTTCCGGAAAATATCGAGAACGAAACAATCAAGTCACCTGCTCAAATCGAGAAAGTGGAAGAAGTTCTAGAAAATGTAACTCCTTATGGTGAAATCGAGCGTATTCCAATGACACCGATGCGTAAGGTTATTGCTCAACGTATGGTTGAGTCATACTTGACTGCCCCAACCTTTACGCTTAACTACGATGTTGATATGTCTGAATTGCTTGCCCTTCGTAAAAAAGTTCTAGACCCAATCATGGAAGCAACTGGTAAGAAAATCACTGTTACAGACTTGCTTTCACTTGCCGTTGTTAAGACTCTTATGAAACACCCGTATATCAACGCTTCATTGACAGAAGATGGCAAGACTATTATCACTCACAACTATGTCAACCTTGCCATGGCTGTTGGAATGGATAATGGATTGATGACACCAGTTGTCTATAATGCAGAAAAAATGAGCTTGTCTGAGTTGGTAGTTGCCTTTAAAGACGTTATTGGACGTACCTTGGACGGTAAATTAGCTCCTAGCGAATTGCAAAACTCAACTTTCACCATCAGTAACTTGGGAATGTTTGGTGTTCAATCATTCGGTCCAATCATTAACCAACCGAACTCAGCAATTCTTGGTGTTAGCTCAACAGTTGAAAAACCTGTTGTAGTCAATGGTGAAATCGTGATTCGTCCAATTATGAGTCTTGGTTTGACAATTGACCACCGAGTCGTTGATGGAATGGCTGGTGCTAAGTTTATGAAAGACTTGAAAGCTTTGATTGAGAACCCAATCTCAATGTTGATTTAAACTATTTATTTTTAGAAATATAGATAAAGGAAGTAAGATATGGCCTTAGAAGTAATTATGCCAAAAGCCGGCGTGGATATGACAGAAGGACAAATCGTCCAATGGAATAAAAAAGTCGGAGAATTTGTAAAAGAAGGAGAAATCCTTTTGGAAATCATGACTGACAAAGTCAGCATGGAATTAGAAGCTGAAGAAGATGGTTATTTGATTGCCATTCTCAAAGGGGACGGGGAGACTGTTCCTGTTACTGAAGTTATCGGATATCTTGGTGAGGAAGGGGAAAACATCCCATCTTCTGGAGCAGCTGCACCAGAAGCTAGCCCAGCACCTGCAGCAAGTGCTTCAAACGATGAAGGTAAGAGCGATGATGCTTATGATATCGTTGTTATTGGTGGTGGACCTGCTGGTTATGTATCTGCCATTAAAGCGGCTCAATTGGGTGGTAAGGTTGCTCTTGTTGAGAAATCTGAACTTGGTGGAACTTGTTTGAACCGTGGATGTATCCCAACTAAGACTTACCTTCACAACGCTGAAATTATTGAAAATATCGGTCATGCAGCAAATCGTGGAATCGTGATTGAAAATCCTAATTTCACAGTTGATATGGAGAAACTTTTAGAAACTAAATCTAAAGTTGTTAATACTCTTGTTGGAGGTGTTGCAGGACTCCTTCGTAGTTATGGAGTTGATGTTCATAAGGGTATTGGTACTATTACTAAAGATAAGAATGTCTTGGTAAATGGTTCTGAATTGCTTGAAACTAAGAAGATTATCCTTGCTGGTGGTTCAAAAGTAAGCAAAATCAATGTTCCTGGTATGGAATCATCTCTTGTTATGACTAGTGATGACATTCTTGAAATGAATGAAGTACCAGAAAGCCTCGTTATCATTGGTGGTGGAGTTGTCGGTATCGAGCTTGGTCAAGCCTTCATGACATTTGGTTCAAAAGTTACTGTTATCGAAATGATGGATCGCATTGTCCC
This window of the Streptococcus sp. 116-D4 genome carries:
- a CDS encoding thiamine pyrophosphate-dependent dehydrogenase E1 component subunit alpha — encoded protein: MSTLDKNLLLEMFRKMEEIRRMDLKIAQLVKKGKVPGMTHFSVGEEAANVGAMLALNPDDLITSNHRGHGQAIAKGIDLNGMMAEILGKYTGTCKGKGGSMHIADLDAGNLGANGIVGGGMGIAVGAALSQQMQHTGKIVVCFFGDGATNEGVFHEAVNMASIWNLPVIFYCINNGYGISADIKKMTNVKHIHERSAAYGIPGMFIEDGNNVIDVYEGFKKAVDHVRSGKGPVLIESVTYRWLGHSSSDPGKYRTREEVELWKQKDPIENLRKYLVENKIASAEELEEIQAQVKEAVEASVKFAEESPFPPLESAFEDIYAD
- a CDS encoding alpha-ketoacid dehydrogenase subunit beta; this encodes METKTMSFRDTIILAMSEEMRRDENVLLMGEDVGVFGGDFGTSVGMLEEFGPERVRDCPISEAAISGAAAGAAMTGLRPIVDMTFMDFSVIAMDNIVNQAAKTRYMFGGKGQVPITIRCAAGNGVGSAAQHSQSLESWFTHIPGLKVVAPGTPADMKGLLKSSIRDNNPVIILEYKSEFNQKGEVPVDPDYTIPLGVGEIKREGTDVTVVTYGKMLRRVMQAAEELAEEGISVEIVDPRTLVPLDKDIIINSVKKTGKVVLVNDAHKTSGYIGEISAIISESEAFDYLDAPIRRCAGEDVPMPYAQNLENAMIPTVESIKDAIRKTYNKE
- a CDS encoding dihydrolipoamide acetyltransferase; the encoded protein is MADDKLRATPAARKLADDLGINLYDISGSGANGRVHKEDVETFKDTNVVRISPLAKRIALEHNIAWQEIQGTGHRGKIMKKDVLAFLPENIENETIKSPAQIEKVEEVLENVTPYGEIERIPMTPMRKVIAQRMVESYLTAPTFTLNYDVDMSELLALRKKVLDPIMEATGKKITVTDLLSLAVVKTLMKHPYINASLTEDGKTIITHNYVNLAMAVGMDNGLMTPVVYNAEKMSLSELVVAFKDVIGRTLDGKLAPSELQNSTFTISNLGMFGVQSFGPIINQPNSAILGVSSTVEKPVVVNGEIVIRPIMSLGLTIDHRVVDGMAGAKFMKDLKALIENPISMLI
- the lpdA gene encoding dihydrolipoyl dehydrogenase, producing the protein MALEVIMPKAGVDMTEGQIVQWNKKVGEFVKEGEILLEIMTDKVSMELEAEEDGYLIAILKGDGETVPVTEVIGYLGEEGENIPSSGAAAPEASPAPAASASNDEGKSDDAYDIVVIGGGPAGYVSAIKAAQLGGKVALVEKSELGGTCLNRGCIPTKTYLHNAEIIENIGHAANRGIVIENPNFTVDMEKLLETKSKVVNTLVGGVAGLLRSYGVDVHKGIGTITKDKNVLVNGSELLETKKIILAGGSKVSKINVPGMESSLVMTSDDILEMNEVPESLVIIGGGVVGIELGQAFMTFGSKVTVIEMMDRIVPAMDAEVSKNLRLILERKGMTILTGTKLQEILEEDGKLRIKVEGKDDIIANKALLSIGRVPDLEGIGEVEFELDRGRIKVNEYMETSVPGIYAPGDINGTKMLAHAAFRMGEVAAENALKGNHHVAKLNLTPAAIYTLPEVAAVGLTEEQAREKYDVQIGKFNFAANGRAIASDAAQGFVKVIADKKYGEILGVHIIGPAAAELINEASSIIEMEITVEEMLKTIHGHPTYSEVMYEAFADVLGMAIHSPKKK